One Hermetia illucens chromosome 4, iHerIll2.2.curated.20191125, whole genome shotgun sequence DNA segment encodes these proteins:
- the LOC119655966 gene encoding gastrula zinc finger protein xFG20-1-like, with translation MSDDTVVIEVYAENNKQENFDSNADQADIKAKLLKCGEIYTLDNVNYILVCNICEESFLDALEFGNHYRGKHPPLEQNTPPLPIFNDNQLNTPIVNDIEPNAPIIIVDDNEPSTPPPVDNDNMEEPSEEKEGNGTADLDFLPSEYKMKEEDLPEPQECIELSSDDDSTNDNIASNHQNIMQEEISEPKSNSTSIVSKPMYDFNCKICGSPLQNDESLREHLIHQHKFIECVYCKKICINQTEFKTHFATHNCDISNPNRIRQCRQLYYNLVYDNRVKKTAPKCKKIVPSSKNRESVLKYRQKIYQMLKRHSKQHSSAKKFKCPDCNTQFETLELLKTHQNAPLHFSFTYDC, from the coding sequence ATGAGTGATGACACCGTAGTTATTGAGGTTTATGCAGAAAACAACAAACAGGAGAACTTCGATTCGAATGCAGACCAGGCCGACATCAAAGCGAAACTGTTGAAATGTGGCGAAATCTACACCCTGGACAATGTAAATTATATTCTTGTTTGTAATATATGTGAAGAATCGTTTCTTGATGCATTAGAATTTGGCAATCACTATCGAGGGAAGCATCCTCCCCTCGAACAGAATACTCCTCCTTTGCCTATCTTCAACGATAATCAACTAAACACTCCTATCGTCAACGATATTGAACCAAACGCTCCTATAATTATCGTCGACGATAATGAACCAAGCACTCCACCGCCTGTTGACAACGATAACATGGAAGAACCTagtgaagaaaaggaaggaaatgGAACTGCAGATTTGGATTTTCTTCCATCGGAATACAAGATGAAAGAGGAAGACTTGCCTGAACCTCAAGAATGTATCGAACTGAGCAGTGATGACGACTCAACCAATGACAACATTGCTAGCAACCACCAGAATATCATGCAGGAAGAAATATCGGAACCTAAGTCGAATTCCACTTCCATAGTATCGAAACCCATGTATGATTTCAACTGCAAAATATGTGGTAGCCCATTACAAAATGACGAATCCCTGCGGGAGCATCTAATCCATCAACACAAATTCATCGAGTGCGTATACtgcaaaaaaatttgcattaacCAAACGGAGTTTAAAACACACTTCGCAACACATAATTGCGACATAAGCAATCCCAACAGAATTAGACAATGCCGACAGCTATATTATAATCTTGTATATGATAACCGGGTAAAGAAAACAGCTcccaaatgtaaaaaaatagtTCCTTCTAGCAAAAATCGTGAAAGTGTCCTCAAATACCGACAAAAAATCTACCAAATGCTTAAGAGACACTCGAAACAACATTCTTCAGCAAAGAAATTTAAATGTCCTGACTGTAATACGCAATTTGAAACTCTGGAACTCTTGAAAACACATCAAAATGCACCTTTGCATTTTTCATTCACATATGATTgctga